ATTCTGAGAGAGACTCGAGCGCGCAGCAGCCAGTAACACAAACCCGTCAGATGGCACGACTGAAGCACACGGACTCCCACTAGAGCAGAGGATCTCTCAACACTTATCTCCATGCACTTGAATGAGCAGCATGCCTCTGTTGAGGACGTTTTGAAGATTGATATTTACACGTGAATAGCGGGTTAATTGCCTGAAAAGAGAACTTTAATCCGTTTATTTGAGCGCGACCCCCATCAGCGTGATAAAGTGCTGGATAAACATCAAATTGCCTACATAAGTCTCACAGACATGGAGGACATGAAAATGCGAATATCACCTGAGTTCAGTCAGGAGAGGACCTGCGTTCAGCATCCCTGCCAAAAGCGCCTTCTGACAAACTGGAAGGACGTGTGTGGAATCTGCGTGTGTTTGATCTCGTTTGGAGTTTGTGTGTTGCTCTACCTGAGGACGTCAGATCTGCAGTCCAGGGTGCTCAGTTTGGAAAAAGACAGAGATCCTCGTATCTCCGGTTGGATCTCTGTGGAACAGGTGGAGCCCGTCC
Above is a genomic segment from Carassius carassius chromosome 30, fCarCar2.1, whole genome shotgun sequence containing:
- the LOC132110911 gene encoding collagen alpha-1(XXIII) chain-like, which translates into the protein MEDMKMRISPEFSQERTCVQHPCQKRLLTNWKDVCGICVCLISFGVCVLLYLRTSDLQSRVLSLEKDRDPRISGWISVEQVEPVLWSRLDQILEEKLAARLPKIRLARDAPHNCICPPGPPGLRGKKGRDGASGRSTVRYACACNATNCCCV